The Gadus morhua chromosome 16, gadMor3.0, whole genome shotgun sequence DNA window ATGTCAAATGCCCATAAAGCAGGACTTAGCCACTTACAATAACCTTCTTATGAAAACATGTTTACTTACCTGAAACTCAGGAACTTCTCCACATTCTTCAGCCAGTGCTCATCCAGCACTATTTCTGACAGTAACTGAAAGACCTCAGAATCACTCTGGATCCACCCCTTCTCCCTGTCGGCGGACAAGGGGCCATGTTCACAGCAACATAGGGCCCACTCATGCTCTCCTTGAACATGGTGGAGAAGACCTGTCCACATATCCTACAGTAAAACAGAACTGCATAATttcttattgtgttttttttacacaataaaTAATACCTATTTTGTCATTATATAAATGCTAGTGCaagtttttaaaataaatataaaataaaataaccaaagtcaatttatcaataaaaacaaaatgtaagAAATGGTCAGGAATCGCAAAGTGAAATCCAAAAAGAATTTCAACACAATACTTACACCGAACTGATAAGTGTTCTGTGCAGTCTTACAGCAATACCAGAAATGGTTGCATATCTCCTTACTCCAGGTAAGGAGAATTGAACATCCTTTCCGAAGGCCTGCCTTGACACGGAATGGAAAAGAACATTAAAATACAGCTCAGACTTTGTCATCAATTTTGATTTGGCTAATTATCTGGAACCAGGAACCTGATGTAATCACCATCTGTGTGCTAGACACCTGGCTTATAACTGAATGGCAGGAAATGGCAAGACCTTTACAATTCAGTCATTGTGATCATCATCTCAAAGAAGTTGTTTTAACATAAACAACATGAGTAGAAATCAAGTAGGAAAAACTGTGTTGTTTGACTTAGCATTATAACAATCTATTATCAAGGACCAATAACAGAATCAAAGTCAGGAACTTACTGCATGGATTTTTTTACCCAAGTTCTTTGACCCATGCCAGATGTCAAGGGTGTGTCGAACACCAGAGTCCTTGAACCTGCCTTTTGTTGGATCTGCATGGAAGGATGCAAACAGATATATGTTAGACGCAGGCTAAAACATTTTGACAATGATCAATCATGAAATACATAGAGCAATACTTCATCCGTAAAATTATACACATAAATATCTTTGCACTTACTGAAGAGCGCCGAGATCTGTGAATGAGCATCAGTGCAAAACTCTTGTAGGCGAATCTCTTGGTGGAGAGTCTCAAAGGTCCAGATGAAAGCCTCCTTCTCCATGATTACAGAATTCTTCTGGGTCTCCCTCTTATCAATATTGACAATCGATATGATCTCTTTACTGTCGTTGTCCATCGTTGTGTATGTACAGTACTGTGCTGAAAACCCAGGACTATCCATACGACCGTCACCTATgaaagatgaaaaaaataaaaaataaaaaattgcagATATAATAGATAAAAGCCACATTATCTCACTTATCAATGTCAAAGGTGAACATAGTATGAAATAACACATTAcacaaaaattaaataaatcaaatgtagTTGAGCCACATTGTAATCAGCTGTGTGTAGGACTGTAGGAGTAATATTTGTAGGAGAGGGATTTGCAAACTTACCAAGGGCCACTACACCGTCCTTTGATTTCAGCCGGGTAATAATGGCTGACCTCTTGTCATCCCAGTAGTCCTCGATGGCGTCAACGCAGTAGGCGTCC harbors:
- the LOC115561620 gene encoding uncharacterized protein LOC115561620 translates to MNLGILHRTTFFKIQDAYCVDAIEDYWDDKRSAIITRLKSKDGVVALGDGRMDSPGFSAQYCTYTTMDNDSKEIISIVNIDKRETQKNSVIMEKEAFIWTFETLHQEIRLQEFCTDAHSQISALFNPTKGRFKDSGVRHTLDIWHGSKNLGKKIHAAGLRKGCSILLTWSKEICNHFWYCCKTAQNTYQFGDMWTGLLHHVQGEHEWALCCCEHGPLSADREKGWIQSDSEVFQLLSEIVLDEHWLKNVEKFLSFRSTAELESFHNHILMYASKRFSFSPPVYKARTLLAALDYNHHVHRPVKRKADG